From the Candidatus Poribacteria bacterium genome, the window GGCGATGCATTTCGCCAGACTTTTTTATTTTTCAATTGAACTTTTTAAACCTTTAAAAAAGCGGTTCCGTTGTCCTCCCTAAAGCCCGAGGCAGCCAGAGACTCAAATCTGGAATATAGGTCACCAATACTAACGCTATCAATAGCAAGACAATAAACAAGAGAACCGAACGGTAGAGCACAACGACTGACCGATCAAACTTCATGCTGGAGATGAATAAATTCATGCCAACCGGCGGGGTCAAATAACCGATCTCAAGGTTCGTTAAGACGATGATGCCCAAGTGCGCTTTATCAATTCCGAACTCTTCGGCGATGGGCAGCAACAACGGGACAACGATGATGACCGCTGAAAAAATGTCCATCAGACACCCGACGATGAGCAGAAAAATATTGAGTCCAATGAGCGTGACAACCTTGTTTTCAGTTGTCGCTTGAATCCAATCGAGGACAGTTGTCGGTACATCAAGCGTGATGAGGTAGTTTGTTAGACCTAAAGCGATACCTAAGATGATGAGGATTGCCCCGACAAGCAGCGTACTCTCTTTGACAATACGCGGTAAGACTTTCACTGAAATGGAGCGGTGGATGCCAAATTCCACGATACAGGCGTAGATAGCCGTCAGCGCGGCGGCTTCATCCAATGTAACGAAGCCGGAGATGATACCACCTAACACAACAAACGGAAGAAGCAGCTCCCATTTTACGTCCCAGAGCGTTCGGAGAAAAACGCGAATATCGAACGGTGTGGTCTCAATTCGTTTGGCAAGACTCCATCCGCAGCAATAGAAACTCAAAATACCGAGGATAAGCAGGCCCGGAATAATACCCGCAAGGAACATCCTTTCGATAGGTACCTGAGCGATAATCGCGTAGAGAATCAGCGGAACACACGGCGGAAATAGGAGTCCGATACTCCCGGAAGCCGTCACCAAACCGAGCGAGAATCTGTCGCTATACGTCTGACGCAGGATTGGATATAGTAATCCGCCGAGAGCGATAATCGTTACGCCAGACGCGCCTGTAAAAGTTGTGAAGAAGGCACAAGTTCCAAGGACAACCACGGCAATCCCGCCGGGTAACCATCCAACGCTGGCACGCGCAAACGCAATCAACCGCTGCGGTGCCTTCCCTTCAGCGATGATATAGCCCGCAAAGGTGAAGAGTGGGATAATCAGGATTGTCGAATTTCTCGTGAGTCGGTTGAAGTCGATGAGGATCGTTGAAATCGGTTCGCCTGCCGTGAGGTATCCGATAATTGATGCACCACCTAATAGAACGAAGAGTGCACCGCCGAAAAGCGCGAAACCTACCAGTCCAATACCAATGATGAGACCCATTATTCCGGCACTCCTTTACTCACGTCGGGAACCGCTCCGCTATTTGTTAAACGGATGCCAATCTGAAGGGCGAAGTGAAGTCCGATGAGGACAAATCCGACCGGAATAATGCTCTTTGCCCACCACAAGGGGATGTTACCTATTAGTACAGCCTCGCTTGATTGTTCATCTATAACGAAATCGAAGCCGTAGTATGCTAAGATGCCGACAACAATCAGAGCGAGGCAATCAACACTCAGGTTACTCCATCGCGTGATTTTTTCGGGAAGAATTCGGCTAAGCACATCAATACTGATGTGTCGTCTCTCACACGTGGCAAGCGCAGCCCCGAGGAAACACAACCAGAGCGTCAAATGCTGGAGCATTGTATCGCTCCACGCCAGACTCATTTGAAACCCATAGCGCAAGACAATTTTGAGGACCGCAAGTCCTAACATCATTGCAATAATCGCACACAGCAAGCCGGTTTCAATCTTACCCAGACCGGTATTGATACGCTGTAGAAACAAAGCCGTGTTGTGTGGGACTTGCGGATGCTCGGTGCTTGCTTTAGAGAAATCGTTCATGAGTTATTTCCCTTGCGCTAACACCTGGATCCCCGCCGATGGCAGTACAGCAACTTTCGCGTTTGCGGGCAGCTTATCAGCAAATAGCGCAATGAGTTGTTCGAGATCACGGAAGAGGAGTGCCCCCGGGTGCTTCTTGTAAAAATCGTCCACTAAAAAGTGTTCTGACCAGACGTGCAATTGCTCTTGATTCCCAAGCTGTGGTGCAGGGAGTTCAGATGCTGTCCGCTCCGCTTTCTGTTCAAGGAAACGGGCGTAGTCGATTTGATCGAACAGCCCATGGTAGCAGATGCCGTCACTCGCTGGATTCAGTGCCATCTTATACGCTTTCTCAAAATGACGTGTTGCCCAGAGGGCTTTGCCCGTCTGGATTGGATCGCTATCGAGCGGATAACAGTTTAGCACAACGAGATCTGTCTCTTTCCGGCTCGCTTCTGGGATCTCTGTGCCGTAAGTCTCCAAAGCGAAGTGAGCGCCTTTCCGATGCGCCTGTACAAAATCGCCGACGAACAACCCGCAGATTTCACGACGACTGTTGAGCACCGTGTTGACGATCACATCAAGACCCAAGACACCTGCCACGGCTTCAGAGAAATCACGGTGGTCCGGTTCACTGCCTTTTCTTTCTATAACAGCGTGTCCACGACTCGGTGAGAAAGAGTGGAAATAGAACATCGTCGTGAAACCGGCAATTCCTGGGACAACCAATTTCGCACCACCACCGAAACCGACGGAACCGTGCGGATAGATACCACCCAAACAAATCTTGAAATCCGCATCTGCAACAACTCGGTTGAGATAGATCGGCATGCCGTTATCAAGGCTCCCTAATGCACGGAGATCACCGCTCATAAAATCGTGGCTGGTGGCTTCGTGCGCAGCGGCAACGTCTGCCCCAATCTTTTTCGCAACTTCTTCATCGGTGAGGGGACGGTGGGAACCGCCACCAACAACAAATCGGATCTCGGATTTCGGGACACCCGCTGACGCTAATTCACGCAAGAGGAAAGGAACCACTGTCGCAGCGGGGGTCGGACGACTCAAATCGTCTACAATGATAGCAGCACTTTTCTTGCCTTTTGCGAGGTCTGAGATGCGGGATGTGCCGATTGGCTCAGCAAATGCTTGTTCAATTTGGGCATCCGAAAGCACAGGTGCATCCTTGGGACCTAATGTTTCGACCTCCCAACCCGAAGGAAAATTCAGCGTCAATTCTTCATCCCCGTACCATGCACGGGAGTGGACTGTAGCAGTGTTGTTCATACGGTTTCTCCATTTACTGGATCAGTCTCTGGGACTAATACCTGAATTCCGGCTGCTGGCAAGACACCGACGCGCGCCCGTGCCGGAAGTTTCTTTGCGAAGAGTTGAATCACTTGTTCAAGGTTGCGAAAAAGGCGTGCCGCTGGGTATTCCTTGTAGAACTCATCTGCCCCAAAGTGCTCAGACCAGACGTGTAGTTGGTTGCGTCTTCCGATTTCCGGTGCCGGAGGTTCAGACGGAATCTGTTGCGCCCGCTGGTCGAGGTAACGCCGATAATCAAGTCTATCGTACAGTCCGTGGTAACAGCTGCCGTCACTCGCTGGGTAGAGGGCTAATGTATAGGCGTTCTCGAAATAGCTAAAAGCCGCCAACGCCTTGTCGAGTTGGATCGCATCAGAATCAAGTGGGTAGCAGTTGACTATAACCAAATCGGTCTCTTTTTCGTTAATTTCAGATACCGGTGTGCTATAAGTATCCAAGGCGAAACGTGCCCCTGCGCGGTGTGCCTTCACAAAGTCACCTACGAACACCCCAGAGATCTCGCGATAACTATTCAGGGTAACGTTTGCGATAGCGTCAAGTCCGAGAATTTGTGCTGCTCTCTCAGCACAGTCGCGTCGGTCAAGTGCTACCTCTCCCTCAATTACTGCGGGACCACGGCTTGATGAGAAAGTATGGAAATAGAATATTGTCGCAAATCCTGCGACACCCGGGACAATCAACTTCGCACCCCCGGTAAAACCGACGGAACTGTGCGGATAGAAGCCCCCGATACAGATTTTGAAATCCGCATCTGCAACGATACGATTAATATAGATAGGCATGCCGTTATCAAGGTTACCCAATGCCCGGAGATCGCCTGCCAGGAAGTTATGGTTTGTTACCTCGTATTCCGCAGCCACATCTGCCCCAATCTTTATAGGGATCTCTGCATCCGTTAGGGGACGATGGGAACCGGGTCCAACAACAAAACGGATTTCGGACTTTGGAACACCCGCTACCGTTAACTCGCGCAAGAGAAACGGGATAACTCTTGCAGCAGGTGTCGGGCGACTCAGATCATCCACAACAATAGCAGCACTTTTCTTGCCTTTTGCGAGTTCTGAGATGCGAGGCGTGCAGATTGGCTCAGCGAATGCACGTTCGATTTGTGCGTCAGAGAGGGCAGGGGCATCCTTAGGTCCTAACATTTCTACTTCCCAATTGGTTGGGAAATTCAGTGGCAACGCCTTGTCTCCGTACCAGGCACCGGAACGAACTGTAATAGTATTATTCATAAATGCTTCCCATCTTAAAATAATATGATTGGAATGGTCTAATTCGTTGAACTTTCTTAGCACACAATATACTTACGGGTTATCAGTAATTTCAAGTTTGGGGTTGGCATCCACAGGCGGCTTAACAGAGTGATTCTCGCCCTTGATTTCAAACGCAGAGCCTACCTCCTCCAAAGGTTCGACTGAAAGGCGACATCCAAGAGCGGTGAGAATAGTTCTGAGTGTATCTATCCGCGGTGCCTTTTCACTGGATAGCTCTTTCAATAGTACTTGTAGTTCAGTGTGAGTATGCTTGGCGAGTTTAGATATTTCACTTTGCGCTTCAACAGCACTCTCAAGTGCCATCTGGACAGCAGCAATGTTTCCGTGTGTTTGATACTCTTCCATAACCGCTTCAAGATAGCCAATGACATTTCCTCTATCAACGAGTTGTTCAATGAGAACTTCGCGCCATTCTCGGTATTTTCTCATCCGTATGTCTCCTTATGTTGTCTCCAATAAGTTTTTGCACGTACAATATCTCGCTGCTGTGATGACTTATCACCGCCACAGAGCAGCAAAACGATTGTGTTATCGACTTGTCCAAAATAGATGCGATAGCCGGACCCAAAATGAAAGCGCAATTCAAAAACACCATCACCTACAGATCCATAGTCGCCAAGACTGCCTAATTCGATTAAATCAAGCCGTGCCTGGATCCGATCATGTGATTTTGTATCTTGAATAGATTGGAACCATATAGAGAAAGGTTCTCGTCCATTTGCATCCCGATAAACTTGCAATCTTCTTGGATGTGCGTCGCGCATTGATACGTTGTCGTCCGCTCCCTCTCGTGTAGTTTTATGATAATTTTCGATTTTTCAAGAAGCATCACACTCTCTTGATTGCTCTTGGTGGCGAAGCACCGCCGCAATGAATTCCCGAAAAAGCGGGTGTGGTGCAAGCGGTTTTGATTGAAATTCGGGATGAAACTGTGAACCCACCATCCACGGGTGATCCATCACCTCAGCGATTTCGACGAGGCTTTCATCCGGCGACAGTCCACTAAAACAGAGTCCGGCTGCTTCTAATTCCGAGCGATACGCGTTGTTCAGTTCATAGCGATGTCGATGGCGTTCTACAATGATGGGTTGCTGATAGGCAGCATAACTTTTGGTATTTTCTTTAAGCACACAAGGATAGATGCCGAGTCGCATTGTCGCGCCGAGATCAGCGATGGCACGTTGATCAGGCATCAAATCAATGACCGGATAAGGTGTTTCTGAATCTACTTCTGTGCTGTTTGCGGCTTTTAAGTGAGCGGCGTGTCTGGCAAATTCAATCACAAGGCACTGCATACCGAGGCATAATCCGAAGTATGGAATCCGATTTTCACGAGCGTATCGCGCGGCGACCAGCATCCCTTCGATACCCCGATAGCCGAATCCACCGGGGACCAAGATTCCATCAACATCTGAAAAAACGCTGTCAAGGTCCGGTTGTTCTGTGAGTTCTTCAGAATCCATCCATTCTATATCAACAGCGGCTGCGTTGGCAATCCCACCGTGTTTGAGGGCTTCCTGAACGCTGATATAAGCATCGCTGCCCGTTGTATATTTTCCGACGACGGCAATCCGGGTTTCATGTTTCGGATTTTTCAGTTTTTCGACCATTGCAGCCCATTCAGCGTCCATCGGTGGACGTGTTTCAAGTCCAAATCGCTTTAAAACGAGATGTCCCATGCCTTGCCGTTCAAAATTAAGTGGGATTTCATCAACGCATTTCGTGTCGAGCCCTTCAAAAATGTATTCTTCGCTAATTCCGCAGAGGAGTGCGATTTTCTGGCGAAAAGCCTCCTCCAGCGGCTTGCTGGTTCGGCACAGCAACAGGTCTGGTTGAACCCCCAACTCTTGGAGCTTGCGGATACTATGTTGGGTTGGTTTG encodes:
- a CDS encoding type II toxin-antitoxin system RelE/ParE family toxin, translated to MRDAHPRRLQVYRDANGREPFSIWFQSIQDTKSHDRIQARLDLIELGSLGDYGSVGDGVFELRFHFGSGYRIYFGQVDNTIVLLLCGGDKSSQQRDIVRAKTYWRQHKETYG
- a CDS encoding lactate racemase domain-containing protein, which produces MNNTATVHSRAWYGDEELTLNFPSGWEVETLGPKDAPVLSDAQIEQAFAEPIGTSRISDLAKGKKSAAIIVDDLSRPTPAATVVPFLLRELASAGVPKSEIRFVVGGGSHRPLTDEEVAKKIGADVAAAHEATSHDFMSGDLRALGSLDNGMPIYLNRVVADADFKICLGGIYPHGSVGFGGGAKLVVPGIAGFTTMFYFHSFSPSRGHAVIERKGSEPDHRDFSEAVAGVLGLDVIVNTVLNSRREICGLFVGDFVQAHRKGAHFALETYGTEIPEASRKETDLVVLNCYPLDSDPIQTGKALWATRHFEKAYKMALNPASDGICYHGLFDQIDYARFLEQKAERTASELPAPQLGNQEQLHVWSEHFLVDDFYKKHPGALLFRDLEQLIALFADKLPANAKVAVLPSAGIQVLAQGK
- a CDS encoding TRAP transporter large permease subunit, whose translation is MGLIIGIGLVGFALFGGALFVLLGGASIIGYLTAGEPISTILIDFNRLTRNSTILIIPLFTFAGYIIAEGKAPQRLIAFARASVGWLPGGIAVVVLGTCAFFTTFTGASGVTIIALGGLLYPILRQTYSDRFSLGLVTASGSIGLLFPPCVPLILYAIIAQVPIERMFLAGIIPGLLILGILSFYCCGWSLAKRIETTPFDIRVFLRTLWDVKWELLLPFVVLGGIISGFVTLDEAAALTAIYACIVEFGIHRSISVKVLPRIVKESTLLVGAILIILGIALGLTNYLITLDVPTTVLDWIQATTENKVVTLIGLNIFLLIVGCLMDIFSAVIIVVPLLLPIAEEFGIDKAHLGIIVLTNLEIGYLTPPVGMNLFISSMKFDRSVVVLYRSVLLFIVLLLIALVLVTYIPDLSLWLPRALGRTTEPLF
- a CDS encoding TRAP transporter small permease, translating into MNDFSKASTEHPQVPHNTALFLQRINTGLGKIETGLLCAIIAMMLGLAVLKIVLRYGFQMSLAWSDTMLQHLTLWLCFLGAALATCERRHISIDVLSRILPEKITRWSNLSVDCLALIVVGILAYYGFDFVIDEQSSEAVLIGNIPLWWAKSIIPVGFVLIGLHFALQIGIRLTNSGAVPDVSKGVPE
- a CDS encoding CTP synthase gives rise to the protein MTKYIFVTGGVISGIGKGITTASLGRLLINRGFKVIVVKIDPYLNVDAGVMNPFQHGEVFVTHDGAETDLDIGNYERFLGIDLNQYSNFTTGSVYSEVIAKERRGDYLGQTVQLIPHITDEIKRRIYQIGKDNEAEIVITEIGGTIGDFEMPPFVEAIRQMAVEVGRQNTLFLHVSLIYTLPNGESKSKPTQHSIRKLQELGVQPDLLLCRTSKPLEEAFRQKIALLCGISEEYIFEGLDTKCVDEIPLNFERQGMGHLVLKRFGLETRPPMDAEWAAMVEKLKNPKHETRIAVVGKYTTGSDAYISVQEALKHGGIANAAAVDIEWMDSEELTEQPDLDSVFSDVDGILVPGGFGYRGIEGMLVAARYARENRIPYFGLCLGMQCLVIEFARHAAHLKAANSTEVDSETPYPVIDLMPDQRAIADLGATMRLGIYPCVLKENTKSYAAYQQPIIVERHRHRYELNNAYRSELEAAGLCFSGLSPDESLVEIAEVMDHPWMVGSQFHPEFQSKPLAPHPLFREFIAAVLRHQEQSRECDAS
- a CDS encoding lactate racemase domain-containing protein; amino-acid sequence: MNNTITVRSGAWYGDKALPLNFPTNWEVEMLGPKDAPALSDAQIERAFAEPICTPRISELAKGKKSAAIVVDDLSRPTPAARVIPFLLRELTVAGVPKSEIRFVVGPGSHRPLTDAEIPIKIGADVAAEYEVTNHNFLAGDLRALGNLDNGMPIYINRIVADADFKICIGGFYPHSSVGFTGGAKLIVPGVAGFATIFYFHTFSSSRGPAVIEGEVALDRRDCAERAAQILGLDAIANVTLNSYREISGVFVGDFVKAHRAGARFALDTYSTPVSEINEKETDLVIVNCYPLDSDAIQLDKALAAFSYFENAYTLALYPASDGSCYHGLYDRLDYRRYLDQRAQQIPSEPPAPEIGRRNQLHVWSEHFGADEFYKEYPAARLFRNLEQVIQLFAKKLPARARVGVLPAAGIQVLVPETDPVNGETV